The window CGTCTCCAGGCCGACCACGCGCACGGCGCCTTCGGACGCTGTATCCACCACGCCGCTGAGCACCTGCAGGAGGGATCGGCTGAGGGCTGCGACGACTCCGAGCGAGAGCACGATGGCGGACCGCGCGCGCGTGCCGCGCCGTTCCGGATGCAGCAGGAACGCCCCGCCGACCACGATCGCGACGGCGGTGAAGTTGTACGCCCACCGCAGCACGATCTCGGAGAACGGATCGGGGGCGAGCTGGCGCATGTCGTCGGAGACCACTCCGAGCACGAGCACGGCCTGCACGCTGGCGAGCACCGCACCCAGACCCGCCACCAGGGCGGTCGCGCCGACCATGATGCGCGAGAGCGCGCGCTCTTCGGATGCGGCCGCCCGCGCCACCGGGGAGATGCTCACCGATCCGACGCGGCGGGCACGGCGGATCCATCGGTCGGAGGTGGGCGCGATCACTCTCGTTCGCGACGCCCGCGCACGACGATGATCACCAGCGTGGCGAATCCGAGCACGCCCAGCGCGCCCCACACCCACGGCAGACCTTGTGTCGCCGTGGCCGCCCATGCGGCAGCATTCGCGAGAGACATCGCACGCCCTTCCCCAGACAGGCGACTCCCCCAGGAGACCGCCGTGACGAATCTAGCCTCGACGCGGCCGGCAGGAGTGTGCGGCTGAGTAGTTTCCCCCGGCACCGCCGACATCCGAGAAGTCCGATGAGCGTTATCGTTCACCGGCCCGAAATAAGGCCTGTGGCAGGATGGTGCGCGATACTCCCGATCTGAGAGGCACCATGGAACTCAGCGACTACATCCGGGTTCTGCGGAAGAACTGGCTGATCATCGTCGTCGCAACTCTCGTCGGGCTGGGGGCGGCCGCCGGATACTCGCTGACCCGCACGCCCCTCTATGAGTCGCAGGCCTCGGTGGTCGTCTCGACACAGTCCAGCGGCAGCGTGCAGGAGATCTCGCAGGGATCGAACTTCACCCAGCAGCGCGTGGCGACCTATGTCAACGTGGCGACCAAGCAGCTCGTGCTCGATCCCGTGATCCGCGACCTGGGACTCGACATGAGCGCCGGAGCCCTCGCCAAGAACGTGAGTGTCAGCAGCGTGCTGAACACCACCTTCATCACGATCGCGGTGACCGATGCCGACCCGGTCAAGGCCGCCGACATCGCCAATGCCGTCGCCGCCCAGCTGCCGCTCGCGGTCGAGGAGATCGAGCCGTCCACGGGAGGCGAGAGCCCGGTGCGCCTCACGACGGCGAGCACGGCGGTCCCCACGAACGTTCCGGTCAGCCCGAACGTCCCTCTGAACCTCGCGCTCGGTGCACTCATCGGTCTCGCCGTCGGCATCGGTATCGCCGTGCTGCGGACGGTGCTCGACACCCGCATCCGCACCATCCGCGATGTCAACCAGATCACCGACCGCCCGATCCTCGGCGCGATCCCGTTCGACGCGAAGGCGGCGGAGCGGCCGATCATCATCCAGGCCGACCCGTACAACACGCGCTCGGAGTCCTTCCGGGCCCTGCGCACCAACCTGCAGTTCATCGAGATGGACGGCGGTCACTCCTTCGTGATCACCTCCTCCATCCCGAGCGAGGGCAAGTCCACGACGACGGTGAACCTGGCGATCGCCCTCGCGGATGCCGGGAAGCGCGTCGCTCTCATCGACACCGATCTGCGCAAGCCCAAGGTCGCCGAGTACCTCGGTATCGAGGGCGGCGCGGGCCTCACGGATGTGCTGATCGGTCGCGCGAAGGTCGGCGACGTGATGCTCCCCTGGGGCAAGCGCCCGCTGTTCGTCCTGCCCGCGGGCAAGGTGCCGCCGAACCCCAGCGAGCTGCTCGGTTCGCGCCAGATGGCACAGCTGCTCGAGGCGATCAGCCGCGACTTCGACGTGGTGCTTCTCGATGCTCCCCCGCTGCTGCCGGTGACGGATGCGGCGATCCTGTCGCGCGAGACGACGGCGGCGATCCTCGTCGTCGCCGCCGGTCGCACGACGACGGGTCAGCTCACCGCGGCACTCACGGCTCTCGAGACGGTCGATGCGAAGGTCGGCGGCATCGTCATGAGCATGGTCCCCACCCGCGGACCGGATGCGTACGGGTACGGCTACGGATACGGATACGGCGGCTACGGGACGTACGGCACGGCTCCGGAGCCGGCTCCCGCGAAGGCGAAGAACTCACGCAAGCGGGCGCCGGAGGACGACGCCGGCCTCGACGAGCTCGTGAAGGGCTCCTGAACAGAGAGGCGTTCGTGCGATGTCCTCACGTCGTCGCCCGATTCATCGCTCCACCCCCGTCAGCCGCGCGCTGACGGGGGTTCTCGTTTCCGCGCTGGCGGTCGCCGCCATCGCGCTCGCGGTGTTCGCGCTGACACCGCCCACCCCGCCCGAGACGCGCCCGCTTCGCACGACCACACCGTCCCCCGCGCCGTCCGCTTCGCCGTCGATCTCGCCGTCCCCCGCCGCGTCGGCCTCGTCTGCACCGCTCGCGCCGGTTGCGGCGCCCGGCGCCGCGGAGCGGTTCCTCGCCGTGGGCGAACAGGCCCTGTGGCGCGCATCCGCCGGCGACTGCGGGACGACCGCACCCCTGCTGGAGCGATCCACCGACGGCGGCCAGACCTGGAGCGACGTCACGCCGCGCTATCTCGGCATCGGCGAGATCCTGCACGTCGAGGCGTTCGTCGGAACGGAAGCGCGCATCGTCGCGCGCATGGGTGCCGCCTGCGAGACGCAGGGGCTGCGCACCTTCACACAGGGACGCTTCTGGGAACAGGATGCGGCGACTCTGGCCGCGGCGACCTACATCGACCCCGCGGCCCCCGCCGCGATCGTGACGCCGTCGGGTCGAGTCGAGGCGCCGTGCCCCGAGCCCTGGGGCGCGCAGGGCGACGCGGGCGCACTGACCCTCGTGTGCGAGGGCATCGCGCAGCAGTGGGACGGCGGCGGGTGGCAGCCCGTCGCGGAACGCGCGGTCGCCGTCATCGCGACAGCCGACGGCGCGCGCACCGCGCGCACGGACCCGTCCTGCGCGGGCCTCCTCGTGGGCGATACCTGCCTCGCGGACGCTCCAGCCGGCCCCGCCGCCTTCGCCGCGGCGTCCGACGCCCTGTGGCTCTGGGCCGGCGACACCGTTCGCGCCGTCGGCTGACCCAGCCGCATCCGGTCCCGGCGAGGTACGACCGAACTCCTGCAACACCCGCCACTCAGCGCCCTCCGCCTACCCCAGACGCACATCTGCAGGAGTTCGGCACGCCACGGAAGTGGAGGGCGCACCGATCTCGCCCTCCACCTCCGCCCTCGCTCAGTGCTCGGTAGCACTCCGGCGACGTCGAGCGATCAGGATGCCGCCCGCGACCAGCAGGAGTGCCGCCAGCGCTCCCACACCCCACGCGATCTGACCGCCGGTGTTGGCGAGCGGATCGCTGCTCGGAGCACCCGGAGCCGCCGCACCGCCGGCGGCGGTGACCGCGAGGTCGGCACGCAGCTCCACTCCCGCGACCCGCACGACGATCTCGTGCGATCCCACGGGCGTTCCCGCCGGGATGGTGACCGTGGCCGTCAGCGCACCGTCGGCATCGGTCGCCGCGTCAGCGAGGAGCACGGGATCGGAGTGCAGCCACACCTCGGCCGCGGCGGATGCGGGCAGCCCGCTGCCGGTGACGGTGATCCTCCCACCCTGCGCCACCGTCGACGAGGACAGCGACATCGCGGGGTCGACCCCCGGCTCCGGTACCACCACCTCGACGGTGAAGGTCGTGGTGAACGAGCGACCGGCGATCTCGGCGGCGACGGTGATCGTCTTCTGCCCCGCGGTCGTCGACTCGAAGCCCTGCAGAGAATATGCGTCCTCCGCCAGCGGGATGATCCGCTCGCCGTCTCGCACCGCCACCGCGAGCCCCTCCGCGGCGAAGACCTCGCCGATGACGTACCGCGTCTTGACCGGCGGGGAGACCACTTCCAAGGTGGCGGACTCCGACGGCGGTGCCGGCACGTTCGTCACCGCGAGCGAGAGCGGCGCGAGCGCGACCCAGTCGAGGTTCGGAGCGTACGACGTGGCATTGCCGAGCACGATGTCTCCGCTCTCGGTCGAGAGCGTGACGGGCATGCTGTGCGTCCAGAACCCCTTCCAGGAGTAGTTGTGACGGAAGGATCCCCGCGCCGTCTCCCCGCCCACCTCGCTGACGTCGAGGAACCGCGTGATGATGTCGGCGTTGTAGGCGTGACCGGTGTTCTTCTCGGCGTTGGAGTAGCGCACCTGCAGGTCGTAGTCGCCCGCCGGCAGCGCGTCGCCGCGCGCGATGGTCGCCGTGTTGGCGGCACCCCCGCCGAGCCAGCCGATCTGCTGACCGCTGACGTTCGTGGGTGCGGAGACGTTCTCGCGTCGGACACCGCCCGCGAGCGTCACAAGCTCCGCGTCCTCGACCTCGATGCGCGTCACGGCCTCATCCGCTTCAGCGACACGGGTCGTGCGGATACCCGCGAGCTGCGCCGCATCCGCCGTGACCGAGACCTGGTTGATCCCCTCCCGCAGGTGCACCCGCAGGGTCGAGGTCCAGCGCCCTGCGTACTCGGCCGCAGCGCCCTCGATGGCACGGCCGTTGAGCGAGACCTGCACGGATGCGGGCCCGTCGGTCTCGTAGCGCACGTCGACGTCGTGGTAGCCGCTCTCTCGTGCGGACACGAAGAACGTGGCCCCGGCGTCGGACGCGAGCGGAACGGTTCCGGATGCGGCGGGCGCCGCATCCGTGCGCGCGAGGAAGGCGGGGTAGTCGTGCGTCTCCGCGCCGTCGACCCGCTCGAGCTCCAGTCGGTCGAGCGACACATCGGCGCCCGGCAGCACCGAGGAGCCGTCACTGCTCGCACGCACCGAGATGGTGTGCGCCCCGGCATCCAGCGTCAGCATCGCCTCCGCGCGACCGCGGTAGGTCGTGTTGAAGCCGGGCTCGTATGCGAGGGTCGCGGCCGGTTCGCCGTCGACGAAGAACGCGTGGCTCCCCGGACCGCCGACGCCGACGATCACGGCGAAGCGGTAGGCGCCGTCTTCGGGCACCTCCACGTCCCAGCTCACCGACGCGTCGGCGCGGGTGAACCCGGTGACGTCCTTCTGACCTGATGCAGCGAACACCCACGCGTCGTTGGCGGGGCGGTCGTTCACCTGCAGCGAGCGCAGCTCCGCGTCCTCCGCCTCGATCTCGGTTCGCCAGGTGTCGTCGACGACCGGCTCCTCGCCGAGCGCGGGGGTGATCACCACCTGATACGCGGACTGCCTGTCGTCGTTCGGCACGGTGACCGCCAGCGCGTCGTCGAGCGTGACCCGCTCCGCCGCGACGACTCGCGGCGCCTGGGCCTCGCCCTCCTGCCCCGTCCAGCTGCTCTCTCTCACCTGCACATCGACGGTCGGACCGAACACATCGGGGTCCAGTCCCGCGAGGTCGAGCTGGATGTCGGAGGAGCCGCCGCCGACCAGCACGGTCGCCTGCCGGCGCTCGTCGTCGATCGTCGCGATCCCCTGCACCGTGTCCACCGCGTTGAGCTGCGGCGGTGTCAGCTGGACGGTGTCGCCCGAGAGATCCCCGTACCACTTGAGAAGCCACCAGGCGCCGTTCGCGGCGCCACCCTTGGCCATGTTGTCGTTGAGGTTGCCCGCGAACGTCCAGTACGCGGTCTGGGCGTCAACCTTCGCGTCTTCGAACATCGCGAGCCACTGCACGATCTGGCCGGGAACGGACATGTCCCGACGCATCGCGTACTCGGTGATGTTGACCGGAAGCGGCCCGACCCCGACCTCCTGCTCGATCTGACGGAACTCGGCCAGATGTCCGCGGAAGGTGCGGAGGTTCTCGACGCCGAGCTCGTGCCAGGTCCAGATGTCCGGCAGGGTGCCCGAGGCCTTCGCCGACTGCAGGATCTCCCGCGTGCTCCCGCCGTGCCACCAGGCGTCGCCCGGACCGGCGATACGCGCCTCCGGCATGATCTCCTTGATCGTGCGATAGGCGGCGTCCCAGTCGGAGAAGAAGTGATCCTTCATCTGGTCCCACTGACCGTACCAGTTGATGCCGTCGGGCTCGTTGAACGGGGTGAAGACGTAGCGCTCCGGATAGGCGGAGTTGTCGCGGATGTCGGTGACGACGGTGCGCACGATGTCGAGGTACGACTCGAAGTCCTCGGGGCGCTTCCCGCCGTTGTAGGGCCAGTCCGGGTAGTAGTCCTGGATGTTGACCATCAGGTAGTCGCCGCCGTTGCGGAAGAAGGAGCCCTCCACCTCCAGCGGGTCTCCGTTCGGGTGCTGCGCACCGCGCGGGGCCTTCTGTGTGACGTTCGAGGGACGCGCACCCGCGATGATCGCGTCGGTGGGCACGCCCTCGTCGCCGAGGCCGTAGAGCATGCCGGAGGCTCCACCGCGGAACTGGCCCGTGCGTTCGCTGAAGTCGATCTGAACCGTGTCCGCGGATGCGGCGGCGGCCGGTGTGGCCACGACCGCGCCCGTGAGGGCCAGGGCGGCGCACGCGGCGGTCGCGACCGCCCGGCGGAGGGAGCGCCCGGCGCGGCTGCGCAGGCGTGGTGAGGCGAGTGTCATCGTGACGTCCTTGTCGTGAGGGGATGCGGAAGAGGGGTGGGCGCCGCGTGCCGCGGCGCCCACCGGGTTGTCATCGGAACAGTGCGTTGATCTGGTCGTTGGCGCTGGTGAAGGCGCCCGCGTCCGAGCCGCCCTTCAGGAACGACTCGATCGTCGCGGTCATGGTGTCGTTGACGTCCGACCAGTGGTCGGCGATCGGAAGGAGCTTGGTGGTGCCGTCGGTCACCTGGACGGTGAAGCCGCTGACGTCCCAGCCCTTGTCGGCGAACGCGGTCTCCGCCTTCTCGGTGGAGCTCTGGATCGCCGGGAACACGACGGCGGCGGCGGCCACGACGTCCTGGCATGCGCTGGAGCCGAGGTAGCTGACCCACTGCCATGCCGCATCCGGCTTGCTGGTTCCCGCCCAGATGCCATCCGAGAGCCCGTTGAAGACGCTGGCGCGTTCCCCGTCGGGGCCGATGGGCGTCGGCACGACCAGCGTGGGCGTGTCCGTCTGCCCGAGGTACGAGGCCGTCATCCAGCTGCCGTCCGTGACCATGGCGTAGCGACCCGCGAGGTAGCCGTTGAGCGGGTCCTGCTCGGACAGCGCGATGTCGACGCTGGGCATGTAGCCCTTGTCAGCGAGGCTCTTGTACCAGGTCATCGTCTCGACGAACGACGGGTCGTCGAAGTTCCAGGTAGTGGTCCAGGGCGTCTTGTCACCGAAGTACCAGTCGTTGCCGAGAGCGTAGGGGGCCCAGGTCTGCTGACCGCTCGCGTTCAGCCCGTTGCCGCTCAGCGCGAGTCCGTAGACCGCCACCTTCGACTTGTCGAAGCCGGGCTCGTCGCCGTGGACGCCGTTCGCGTCGACCGTCAGTCGCGCGAGCGCGGCCTCGAAGCTGCCGCCGTCGGCGGGGTTCCACTCCAGCGATCCCAGTTGCTCGGCGGTCAGGCCCGCATCCGTCGCCATCTGCTGGTTGTAGAAGGTGGCGACGGTGTCGAAGTCCTTCGGCAGGCCATAGCGACCGCCCTCCTGGTCGGTCCAGAGCTCGGCGAGTCCGTCCTGATAGATGTCGAGGTCGATCGAGTCGGCTTCGACCCTGTCGCTGATGTCGAGCAGCTGACCCTGGGAGACGAACTGTGGGAAGTAGGAGAGGTGATCGGCGAACACGTCCGGCGCGGTGCCCGAGGCGAAGCCCGTGGTCAAGCCCTGCCAGTAGTCCGCCCAGCCGAACTGCTCGATCTTGACGCTGATGCCGCTGGTCTGCTCGAAGTCGGTCGCGCACTGCTGGTAGGCGGCCTGCTGGTTGCTGTCCCACAGCCAGTACGTGATGGAGTCGTCGGAGCCTGCCGCGTCACCGCCCCCGGCGCATCCGGCGAGGGCGAGAGGGACGGCGACGGCGACCGCGGTGACCGCAACGGTGCGGCGCACACGAGGAGAATGACGCATGACATGCCTTTCGTGAGGGTGTTTCTTCGGGTCGACCGAGCGACGGCGCCGTCGGTCAGGCGTACAGCGGCTACTTGATGCCCGAGTAGCCGAGGTTGTCGACGAGCTTTCGTCCGAAGAGGACGAACAGCACGAAGATGGGCAGCGCCGCGACGAGGGTTCCCGCCATGAGTCCCGCCCAGTCGGGCCCCGTCTGCGGTGTCTGCGAGCGGAAGATGCCGAGGGCGACGGTGAGCACACGGGATTCGTCGGCGCGGCCGACCAGCAGCGGCCAGAAGTACTCGCCCCAGGCAGTGATGTAGGTCAGCAGCGCGAGCGTGAAGATCGGCGTCGACGACATCGGCAGCACGATGCGGAAGAAGATCCGGAAGTGGCCCGCGCCGTCGATCTTCGCCGACTCCTCGACCTCGCGGCTGATGCCGAGGAAGAACTGCCGCATGAAGAAGATCGCGAACGGCGTCATGAAGAAGAACGGCAGGATGATGCCGGCGAGCGTGTTGAGCAGCCCCAGGTCGCGGATCAGGATGAAGTTGGGGAGCTGCACGAAGATCGGCGGGATCATCAGCGCCGTGAGGAAGAGGAAGAAGACCGCTTCCCTCCCCCGCCAGTGCAGTCGCGCGAAGGCGTAGGCAGCCATGGACGAGAACAGCACCTGCCCGAGGGTGATCACGGTGGCGACGATGACGGTGTTGCGCAGGTACAGCCAGAAGTCGATCGAACCGGTGGTTCCCCCCTCTGCCGCCGCCTGCTCGGGTGTCGCAAGCCCCAGCACACGTGCGAAGCCGCCCCAGCTGAAGTCCACCGGGAGCAGACTGCCCGCGTTCGTGTACAGCGCGGTGTTCGTAGACAATGCCGTGCGCAGCATCCAGTAGAACGGGAAGAGCGTCACGACGAGAAGGACTCCCAGGGCCCCCCACGCGAGGATGCGCCCCACGGGCAGCGGCTTCCGCGGTCGGCGTCGGACGGGGGATGCGGGTTCGGTCGCCGCCGGGCGCGGCGTCATCACAGCGGTCATGGCGGCTCCTTAGGCGAGGTCCGACTGGTTGGAACGCATGATCTTCAGCTGCGCCCACGCCACGGCGGCGAGGACGACGAGCAGGAAGACCGACATCGCCGACGCGTATCCCAGGTCGAAGCGTTCGAAGGCCTGTTGGTAGATGTAGTAGTAGATGACGCGCGTCGCGTTGACCGGGCCGCCCTGCGTGGTGACGGCGACGGTGTCGAAGATCTGGAACGAGCCGACCACCGTGATCACCAGCACGAGAGCGAGCACGGGACGCAGCAACGGCAGCGTGATCGAACGGAACATCCGCGTCTCCGATGCGCCGTCGAGTGCCGCGGCCTCGTACAGCTGGGTGGGGATGGTCTGCAGCCCCGCGAAGATGAGCAGCGCCGTGTAGCCGACGTAGCGCCACACGTTGATCAGGGCGATCGTGGGGATGGCCAGCTGCTCGCTGCCGAAGAACGCGACGCGATCGGTCCCGAGCCAGTCGAAGACGACGTTGATGATGCCGGTGGAGTAGTCCATCATCCAGAACCAGACGAGGGCGACGACGACGTTCGCGACCAGGTACGGCAGCAGGATGATGCCGCGGATGACGGCGGAGCGGGTCAGGCGGTGCATGAGCACGGCGATGCCCACCGCCAGCACCGTCTGCACTCCGATGTTGATGACGACGTACTCCGCCGTCACTCCGAGGGCGTTCCAGAACAGCGGGTCCTGGAACATCCGCTCGTAGTTCTCCGTGCCGATGAACTCGCCCGCGCCGATGAGGTTCTGATCGGTGAAGCTGAACCACACGCCGCGCAGCGAGGGGATCAGGTAGAAGGCCAGGAAGCCGATGGCTGCGGGCGCGATGAACAGCATGGCGACGCGGAAGTCGCCACGATGCCGGCGGCGCGACCCGGGCGCGATGATCGCACGGGTGTCGAGTGCGCGGGTCGTGATGCTCCGACTCATGACAGTGCCTCCACGTGCAGCAGGGCGACCTGGTCGGGATCCAGAGCGGGGACATGCACCCCGACCTCGGCCAGCGCCGCGCCCGTCAGAACCGTGCCGTCGATCCACCAGGAGGGATGGATGCGCTCGTCGTACGGTTCGAGCGCGGGCCCGGAGGCCCGCAGCCGGTAGCGCCGTCTGGGGTCCAGGCCGGGCAGACGGACCCGCCCCACGGGCCAGGTGATGTGACGCTCCCGCAGCGTCACGAGGTAGAGCGCCTCGTTGAGGTCGGCGGCGACCGCACCGTGCAGCCAGAGGTCACCGTCTTCGAGCGCGCGGCGCACGGTGGTTCCGCCGTGGATGAGCGGACGCATCCGCTTGTAGTACGCGACCCACTCCGCCAGCTCGTCCCGTTCTTCGGGCGTCGCGGTGCTGAGGTCCCATTCGATACCGAAGTGCCCGAAGAGCGACGTCGCCGCGCGGAAGGAGAGGTCCAGACGTCGACGCGTCGTGTGCGCGCGGTCGGCGCCGATGTGGCTGCCGACGAGCTCCGGCGGCAGCAGCTGCGCCGTCCACCGCTGGATCTGCTGACGCTCGCGCGCATCGATGCAGTCCGAGGCCCACACCCGGTCGGTGTGCTCGAGGATCTCGAGGTCCACGCGCGCGCCGCCCGACGAGCACGACTCGATCTCGAGATCCGGTACAGCCCGACGGATCTCATCCAGCAGCCGATACGCGGCGTGGGTCTGCGCGTGCACCCCGGCACGACCCGTGCGCGTGGAGCCGGCGTCGATGAGGTCGCGGTTGTGGTCCCACTTGATGTAGGAGATCCCGTACTCCTGCACGAGCGCCACGACCTGATCGCGCACGTGGACGAACGCGCCCGGATGCGTCAGATCCAGCACCTGCTGATGGCGGAAGGGGATGGGCAGCCTTCCGGGCACCTGCAGCATCCACTCCGGATGTGCGCGCGCGAGATCCGAGTCCGGGTTCACCATCTCGGGCTCGAACCAGAGTCCGAACTCCATCCCGCGAGCGCGGACGCCGTCGACGAGGTGCCGGAACCGGCCGTCTCCCCAGACCTGCTCCCCCAGCACCCAGTCGCCGAGGCCGGAGGTGTCGTCTCGACGGCTGCCGAACCAGCCGTCGTCGAGCACGAACCGCTCCACTCCGACGCTCTGCGCGAGATCCGCGAGCTCGAGCAGCCGGTCGAGATCGTGGTCGAAGTACACCGCCTCCCAGACGTTCATGACGACCGGGCGCGCTGAGCGCGGGTGATGCGGTCGGGAGCGGAGATGGGTGTGGAAGCGTGCGGCGACCGCATCCAGGCCCGCGCCGTATGCGGCGTAGATCGCCGGAGCGGCGTAGGACTCGCCCGGCGCGAGTTCGATCTCCCCGGGCAGCAGCAGCTCGCCGCCGAGTAGCAGCCGCTCGCCGGAGAACGCGCGTTCGGCGAGCGTGCGGTGGTTGCCGCTGAACGCGACATGCAGCCCCCAGGCCTCCCCGCGGTCGAAGTCGAGGTCGGGTGTCCCCGCCATCAGCACGAGTGCCGCATCCGCTCCCGTGCGACCGTGCCGACCCTCGCGCAGGTGGGTGCCGACCGTGAACGCACGCGTCTGGGGAACCCGCTCCTTCGCCCATCGCCCGGCGAGATCGAACAGCAGATCGGCACGGGTGGGCACCGGCATCGCGGAGGTCAGGGCGTCGAGGGTGTACGCGTCGGCGCCGACGTTCTTCAGCTCGGACGCGAGGCGCACCAGTCCGCTCGGGAGCAGCTCGATCGCGAGCCGCAGTTCGAGACCGACGAACTCGTCGCGGGCGACGACCAGGATGCGTCCGCCCTCGGGGCGATGCTCGATCTCCGTCGAGACCGGGACGAAGGACGGCGACCACGCGCGGCCGGCGCGGTGACCGGACACGCCCGGCGTTCCGGTCCACCCCGCCGAGTTCTCCGGGACGAGCGATACCCGCACCGGCACATCGGCGCCGTTCGTCGCCCGCGGCGGCGCGGCATGGCGGGCGAGCTCGTCCGCATCCGCGTCGTCGAACGCGTCCGAACCCCAGTGCACGATGCGCGGCAAGGAGCGGGAGGGAAGGGACACGACGAGCCCGACACCCCCCGCGACGAACCTGACGTCTTCGCCCATCGAGATCGGAGCGGCGTCGCCCTCGTCGGTTGCCTGCATCGTCACAGCGTCTTCGCCTCTTCCCACCATTGGTCTGCAAACGTTGGTCAGAACGTAGCACGCAGCGGCGAGCCTCTGCAAACGTTGGTCAGAATCGTGTCAGCGGGCGCGCTACAGCACCCCACGACGTCGAGACGCGCGAGGTCGGCGCTCAGCGGGCGCTTGCGGCACTCTCGCGCACGACGAGGCGCGGGAGCACCGCAGAGTCCTCCGGCGCGCGCCCGCTGAGCATCCACTCCTCCAGCAGGGCGAAGGTGCGCCGTCCGAGATCGGTGAAATCCTGCGCCACGGTCGTCAAGGCGGGCACCCACATCTGTGCGAAGGGCTGATCGTCGAAGCCGACGACGCTCACGTCGTCGGGCACCCGGCGTCCCCGCTCCTGCAGCGCCCGTGCTGCACCGATGGCCAGCTCGTCGTTGCCGCACAGGAGGGCCGTGACGGCGGGGTCGTCCGCGATGGTCAGCGTGGCCTCGTAGCCCGACATCGGCGAGTACGCCGCGCGCACGACGGCGGGGACCGGCGCGCCTGCCTCCTCGAGCGCGCGTCGCCATCCCCACTCGCGTCCGGTGCCGGCACGGGTCGCGGGGATGGCCAGATGGTGCACCGTGCGGTGCCCGAGCGAGAGAAGGTAGCGCGTCGCCTCGTACCCGCCGGCCTCGTCGTCGAGGAACGCGTGCGGCCGGTCGCCCCGAGCCCGCCGCGCACCCGCGGCAGCCACGACCGGGAGATTCTCGGGCATGGCGTCGAGGGTCGCGACACCG is drawn from Microbacterium binotii and contains these coding sequences:
- a CDS encoding alpha-galactosidase; its protein translation is MQATDEGDAAPISMGEDVRFVAGGVGLVVSLPSRSLPRIVHWGSDAFDDADADELARHAAPPRATNGADVPVRVSLVPENSAGWTGTPGVSGHRAGRAWSPSFVPVSTEIEHRPEGGRILVVARDEFVGLELRLAIELLPSGLVRLASELKNVGADAYTLDALTSAMPVPTRADLLFDLAGRWAKERVPQTRAFTVGTHLREGRHGRTGADAALVLMAGTPDLDFDRGEAWGLHVAFSGNHRTLAERAFSGERLLLGGELLLPGEIELAPGESYAAPAIYAAYGAGLDAVAARFHTHLRSRPHHPRSARPVVMNVWEAVYFDHDLDRLLELADLAQSVGVERFVLDDGWFGSRRDDTSGLGDWVLGEQVWGDGRFRHLVDGVRARGMEFGLWFEPEMVNPDSDLARAHPEWMLQVPGRLPIPFRHQQVLDLTHPGAFVHVRDQVVALVQEYGISYIKWDHNRDLIDAGSTRTGRAGVHAQTHAAYRLLDEIRRAVPDLEIESCSSGGARVDLEILEHTDRVWASDCIDARERQQIQRWTAQLLPPELVGSHIGADRAHTTRRRLDLSFRAATSLFGHFGIEWDLSTATPEERDELAEWVAYYKRMRPLIHGGTTVRRALEDGDLWLHGAVAADLNEALYLVTLRERHITWPVGRVRLPGLDPRRRYRLRASGPALEPYDERIHPSWWIDGTVLTGAALAEVGVHVPALDPDQVALLHVEALS
- a CDS encoding LacI family DNA-binding transcriptional regulator, which encodes MTFEHRPAGLIDVAARAGVSVSTVSRVISGRTPVSARLREKVMAAVRELDYRPNAAAQALVSGKRSTVAVLARNTIRFGYAATLQGIEEAARAADYVILIAVVESDDESAIQRAIASTLSQPLAGAIVIEFDEVGVATLDAMPENLPVVAAAGARRARGDRPHAFLDDEAGGYEATRYLLSLGHRTVHHLAIPATRAGTGREWGWRRALEEAGAPVPAVVRAAYSPMSGYEATLTIADDPAVTALLCGNDELAIGAARALQERGRRVPDDVSVVGFDDQPFAQMWVPALTTVAQDFTDLGRRTFALLEEWMLSGRAPEDSAVLPRLVVRESAASAR